The Actinomyces viscosus genome segment CCACGGAGTCGACGGCGGCCTGGTTGGACAGGTCGATCTCGCTGAGGAACTTGCTGGCGTCGAAGATCGTGGCGAAGCTGCTCAGAGCGATCCCGATCACGAGGAACCACTTCAGGGAGGCCTCGGTGAGCCCTCGGCGGGTCAGAGCCCACAAGGAGCGGAACACGGACAAGCCGCTGGTGCTGGGGGCCGGCGTGGCCAGGGCCCGACCGGAGGTGATGGTCTGCGCGGAGGAAAGGACGTTGGTGGTCATGCTGCACGGCTCCTGGAGGTGGTGGAAGAGACAAGGTTGAGGTAGGCGTCCTCGAGCGTGGGGCCACCGTGGTGGCGCAGCTCGTCGAGGGATCCGTTGAAGAGGCAGCGGCGCTTGATGACGACGATGCTGTCGACCATGCGCTCGACCTCGGCGAGAATGTGGCTCGAGATGAGCAGGGCGCCGCCGGAGTCGATGTGCTGCTGGAGCACGCGGCGCAGCCAGTGGGCGCCCTCGATGTCCAGACCGTTGGTCGGCTCGTCCAGAACGAGGAGCTGCGGCCGCCCCGCCATGGCGGTGGCCAGGTTGACCCGCTTGCGCTCGCCCGTGGACAGGTCCTTGATCCGGCGACGCATCAGAGGATCGAGATCGAACTCGTCGACGATGCTGTCCATCTCGTCGCGTGACAGGCCGGCCGCGAGCCGGTGGTTGACGAGGTGGTTGTGGACCGTGTGGCTGGTGGGCAGCCCGGTGTTGTCGAATGCGAAGCCGATGTGGTGGGCCGCATCGGGAATGGCCAGGGGCGCGTGGCCGAACACGGAGACGCTGCCCGACGTGGGGCGAAGAAGGCCGTGGACGGCTCGCAGCGTCGTGGTCTTGCCGGCGCCGTTGGGGCCGAGGAGCCCAAGAGACTGTCCGGGCTCAATGCTGAAGGTGACGTTGTCCACCGCAGTGGTGGACCGGTAGCGCTTGGTGAGATGGCTGATCTCTAGGAGTGGCTTCAGGTTCATGGTGTGTTCTCCTTACGGCGACTGAGCTGCTCCGGGCCGCTCGGGTCGCGTGGGGCCGAGGGGGTCGCGGTGGGTCAGATGAGCGCGATGAGGGCGCCGAGTCCGAACAGGACACCGAGAGCGGCTGCGGAGTCCTTCCAGTCAGGTGCGTCGAGTGACTCGAACTCAGTGATCTCGGTATCGAGGTTCATGGGTTTGTCCATGGGGGTCTCCTTACGTGGTGAGGTGCCGGGGAGGCATTCGATGTGATGTCACTACTCCACCGGAAGATCACTGTTTCCGGATCGCCTGGTCGGGCGCTCTGGGCTCATCCGATGGGCTAGTCCGATTGACTGAGCAGTGGGTCATGGGAGGGACTGACGGCAGGGGGCCTACACCCTCGTCGAGGGGCTCAGGGACAGGACGACCTTTCCCGAGCGCTCGCGGGAACCGAAGGCCTCCAGCAGGAAGTCGTCGATGTCGTCCCGGGGGTGGATGGCGCTGGGATCCAGCGGGATCGATCCGGCCCGGGCCAGCTCGAGGGCGTGAAGCAGGTCCTCTCGGGTACCCAGGCAGTTACCCATGAGGGTGAGGTTCGCCGTGATGATCCTGGCGATGAGCTCCCCCGGTGATCCGCACGATCCGACCCCGTCCATGAGTGGGTGCTGGTGCAGCATCCCGCAGGTGATGTAGGTGCCGGCCATCTCCAGGGAGGCGACGGCCCCGGCGAGGTTGAGGTCGCAGAAGGGATCGATGACGTGACTGACCCGGATCCTGGTCGCCGCGGGATCCTCGAGGCCG includes the following:
- a CDS encoding ABC transporter ATP-binding protein, with the protein product MNLKPLLEISHLTKRYRSTTAVDNVTFSIEPGQSLGLLGPNGAGKTTTLRAVHGLLRPTSGSVSVFGHAPLAIPDAAHHIGFAFDNTGLPTSHTVHNHLVNHRLAAGLSRDEMDSIVDEFDLDPLMRRRIKDLSTGERKRVNLATAMAGRPQLLVLDEPTNGLDIEGAHWLRRVLQQHIDSGGALLISSHILAEVERMVDSIVVIKRRCLFNGSLDELRHHGGPTLEDAYLNLVSSTTSRSRAA